In Pseudomonas alcaliphila JAB1, a single window of DNA contains:
- a CDS encoding DUF2231 domain-containing protein has translation MTTTTATPHAYPNILSPLHATLLCGQVPLFLGALLADIAYYRSYQIQWSNFASWLIAGALVFAGLALLFALVGLFRARGSSRPLTYFLLLLVTWVLGFINALEHAKDAWAVMPMGLALSVIVTLLAIAATWIGLTQPRTGDAR, from the coding sequence GTGACCACCACCACTGCAACGCCACACGCCTACCCCAACATCCTCAGCCCCCTGCATGCCACCTTGCTGTGCGGCCAGGTGCCGCTGTTTCTCGGCGCCCTGCTCGCCGACATCGCCTACTACCGCAGCTACCAGATCCAGTGGAGCAACTTCGCCTCCTGGCTGATCGCCGGTGCCCTGGTATTCGCCGGCCTGGCGCTGCTGTTCGCCCTCGTCGGGCTGTTCCGTGCACGTGGCAGCTCGCGCCCGCTCACCTACTTCCTGCTGCTCCTGGTCACCTGGGTGCTGGGTTTCATCAATGCGCTGGAGCACGCCAAGGACGCCTGGGCCGTGATGCCCATGGGTCTGGCCCTGTCGGTGATCGTTACCCTGCTGGCCATCGCCGCCACCTGGATCGGCCTGACCCAGCCACGCACAGGAGACGCCCGATGA
- a CDS encoding YVTN family beta-propeller repeat protein: MQLTRLACAVAFGLACHSALAATAYVSNEKDDSISVIDLDSLEVTATLDVGMRPRGLLLSSDNKLLYICASDSDRVQVMDLATRKIIKELPSGADPEQFALHPNDRWLYISNEDDALVTVVDTQSDEVLAQIEVGVEPEGMAVSPDGKWAVNTSETTNMLHWIDTSTNQLVDNTLVDQRPRHVEFDKDGKRLWASAEIGGTVTVLDVDSRQVLKVLNFAIKGVHPDKVQPVGVKLSDDGRYAFVALGPANHVAVVDAKSYEVLDYLLVGRRVWHMAFTPDQRRLLTTNGVSGDVSVIEVDSLKVSKSIKVGRYPWGVVVTP; encoded by the coding sequence ATGCAACTGACCCGTCTTGCCTGCGCCGTCGCTTTCGGCCTGGCCTGCCACTCGGCCTTAGCCGCCACTGCCTACGTGTCCAACGAGAAGGATGACAGCATCAGCGTCATCGACCTCGACAGCCTCGAAGTCACCGCCACCCTCGACGTCGGCATGCGCCCGCGTGGGCTGCTGCTGTCTTCCGACAACAAGCTCTTGTACATCTGCGCCAGCGACTCGGACCGCGTGCAGGTGATGGACCTGGCCACGCGCAAGATCATCAAGGAGCTGCCCTCCGGCGCAGACCCCGAGCAATTCGCCCTGCACCCCAACGACCGCTGGCTGTACATCTCCAACGAGGACGACGCCCTGGTCACCGTGGTCGACACCCAGAGCGACGAGGTGCTGGCGCAGATCGAGGTGGGCGTGGAGCCCGAAGGCATGGCGGTGAGCCCGGACGGCAAGTGGGCGGTCAACACCAGCGAGACCACCAACATGCTGCACTGGATCGACACCAGCACCAATCAACTGGTGGACAACACCCTGGTCGACCAGCGCCCGCGTCACGTCGAGTTCGACAAGGACGGCAAGCGCCTGTGGGCCTCGGCCGAGATCGGCGGCACGGTGACGGTGCTGGATGTGGACTCGCGCCAGGTGCTCAAGGTGCTCAACTTCGCCATCAAGGGCGTGCACCCGGACAAGGTGCAGCCGGTGGGAGTCAAGCTCAGTGACGACGGCCGCTACGCCTTTGTCGCCCTCGGCCCGGCCAACCATGTGGCTGTGGTGGATGCCAAGAGCTACGAGGTGCTCGACTACCTCCTGGTGGGCCGGCGCGTCTGGCATATGGCCTTTACCCCGGACCAGCGGCGCCTGCTGACCACCAACGGGGTCAGCGGCGATGTGTCGGTGATCGAGGTCGACTCGCTCAAGGTGAGCAAGTCGATCAAGGTCGGCCGCTACCCCTGGGGCGTGGTGGTGACGCCATGA
- a CDS encoding response regulator transcription factor yields the protein MKILLVDDHAVVRQGYASLLRALLPEVQLREACDGEQALQRVQEEIPNLVIMDIGLPGISGLETTRRLRQRLPQLRVLFFSMHDELPLVRQALDAGAIGYLTKNSSPEVLVEAVKRTAAGHAYIEQQLATQLACNPASGDGFDPRLRELTQREFEIFVMLARGLPPRQIAEKLCISAKTLSNYQTLVKNKLQISSQAELVHLAIDSGVVRVGLESA from the coding sequence ATGAAGATTCTGCTGGTAGATGACCACGCCGTGGTGCGCCAGGGCTACGCCAGCCTGCTGCGTGCGCTGTTGCCGGAGGTGCAATTGCGCGAAGCCTGCGACGGCGAACAGGCGTTGCAGCGGGTGCAGGAAGAGATTCCCAACCTGGTGATCATGGATATCGGCCTGCCCGGCATCAGCGGTCTGGAAACCACCCGCCGCCTGCGTCAGCGCCTGCCACAACTGCGCGTGCTGTTCTTCAGCATGCACGACGAACTGCCCCTGGTACGCCAGGCACTGGACGCCGGCGCCATCGGCTACCTGACCAAAAACTCGTCGCCGGAAGTGCTGGTGGAGGCGGTCAAACGCACCGCCGCCGGCCACGCCTATATTGAACAGCAACTGGCTACTCAACTGGCCTGTAACCCCGCCAGCGGCGACGGCTTCGACCCACGTTTGCGCGAACTGACTCAGCGCGAGTTCGAAATATTCGTCATGCTCGCCCGTGGCCTGCCACCCCGGCAGATCGCCGAGAAGCTGTGCATCAGCGCCAAGACCCTGTCCAACTACCAGACCCTGGTAAAGAACAAACTGCAGATCAGCTCGCAGGCGGAGTTGGTGCATTTGGCGATTGATAGTGGGGTGGTAAGGGTGGGGTTGGAGAGTGCCTGA
- a CDS encoding copper-binding protein, which yields MRIFKALLLPLLLIISLLGVDQLHAAGDMTRRPVALPDLVLGNDDSDYFMSQTEYQLQTGQAYQLKIIASGQKEYAFQAPEFATAIYLRKVEAGGVEIKAVTLTELEFEDAGEAEIFFLPVKPGKYRFYAKGLEGKGMLGHFVVK from the coding sequence ATGCGTATTTTCAAGGCCCTGCTACTGCCGCTGTTGCTGATCATCAGCCTGCTCGGTGTCGATCAACTGCATGCCGCTGGCGACATGACTCGGCGCCCGGTGGCGCTGCCCGATCTGGTGCTGGGTAACGACGACAGCGACTACTTCATGTCGCAGACCGAGTACCAGCTGCAGACCGGCCAGGCCTACCAGCTCAAGATCATCGCCAGCGGGCAGAAGGAATACGCCTTCCAGGCGCCGGAGTTCGCCACCGCCATCTACCTGCGCAAGGTCGAGGCTGGCGGCGTGGAGATCAAGGCGGTGACCCTTACCGAGCTGGAGTTCGAGGACGCCGGCGAGGCGGAGATCTTCTTCCTGCCGGTCAAGCCGGGCAAATACCGCTTCTACGCCAAGGGCCTGGAAGGCAAGGGCATGCTCGGCCATTTTGTTGTCAAGTAG
- a CDS encoding transposase, producing MPTITPYRGRALRLGRCSEPGRIYLLTVVVREREPLLGDFMAGRLLVAELRAAVEAGGVNSLAWVVMPDHFHWLVELREQSLAAVVQRVKGRSARTINRHLRREGTLWQAGYHDHALRREEDVQAVARYVVANPLRARLVRRVGDYPLWDAVWL from the coding sequence ATGCCAACGATTACTCCTTACCGCGGGCGCGCCTTGCGCCTGGGCCGTTGCTCCGAGCCGGGGCGTATCTATTTGCTGACCGTCGTCGTCCGTGAGCGCGAGCCGCTGCTTGGCGATTTCATGGCCGGGCGTTTGCTGGTTGCCGAACTGCGCGCGGCGGTCGAGGCGGGCGGGGTGAATTCCCTGGCCTGGGTCGTGATGCCGGATCACTTTCACTGGCTGGTCGAGCTTCGGGAGCAATCGCTGGCGGCGGTAGTGCAGCGAGTGAAAGGTCGCAGTGCTCGGACGATCAATCGGCATCTGCGGCGTGAGGGTACGCTTTGGCAGGCGGGCTATCACGACCACGCCCTGCGCCGCGAAGAGGATGTGCAGGCGGTGGCGCGTTATGTGGTGGCCAATCCGTTGCGGGCGAGGTTGGTGAGGCGGGTTGGGGATTATCCGCTGTGGGATGCGGTTTGGTTGTGA
- a CDS encoding histidine kinase, with the protein MTALGRINLGVSLLFVLVTLAGLALLLRQAGHDVRRELLAAEAVVEYLGEVARNNPASLRPELTENLRHIRVSWLRPGEEPEQQTESLIEHWIAERLLGSASLVADAWPLEDGRELRIALDPYDEIEEIQDSLLQLLLLSAFALILCLLTIRFAVQRARRVLDELLAGLREVGAGHFDTRLRDHGLAEAKHLAAHFNEMAITLQQVQADNAELTQALLELQERERTRLGQTLHDDLGQYLSGIRAQACLLKVIADRPQQVQDTARLLDDNCERLQQGFRSLIRDLYPVVLERLELGPALQQLAADWQQAQGIRCRLQLSEHLPSLPLASKAHLYRLVQEALTNVARHADASEVRIRLQRRGQGLRLLVRDNGQGTALPLRPGIGLRSMRERSRSLGGELRLHSRPQAGWALCLNIPLEATS; encoded by the coding sequence ATGACCGCCCTCGGCCGCATCAACCTCGGCGTCAGCCTGCTGTTCGTGCTGGTGACCCTGGCCGGGCTGGCGCTGCTGCTGCGCCAGGCCGGCCACGACGTACGCCGCGAGCTGCTGGCGGCCGAGGCGGTGGTCGAGTACCTGGGCGAAGTGGCGCGCAACAACCCGGCCAGCCTGCGCCCGGAGCTGACCGAGAACCTGCGGCATATCCGCGTGAGCTGGCTGCGCCCGGGCGAAGAGCCCGAACAGCAGACCGAAAGCCTCATCGAGCACTGGATCGCCGAACGCCTGTTGGGCTCGGCGTCACTGGTGGCCGATGCCTGGCCGCTGGAGGATGGCCGCGAGTTGCGTATCGCCCTCGATCCCTATGATGAAATCGAGGAAATCCAGGACTCGCTGCTGCAACTGCTGCTGCTCAGCGCCTTCGCCCTGATCCTCTGCCTGCTGACCATTCGCTTTGCCGTGCAGCGGGCTCGGCGTGTGCTGGACGAGCTGCTCGCCGGCCTGCGTGAAGTTGGCGCCGGCCACTTCGATACCCGTTTGCGTGACCACGGCCTGGCCGAGGCCAAGCACCTGGCGGCGCACTTCAACGAGATGGCCATTACCCTGCAACAGGTGCAGGCGGACAACGCCGAGCTGACCCAGGCGCTGCTGGAGTTGCAGGAGCGCGAACGCACGCGCCTCGGTCAGACCCTGCATGACGACCTCGGCCAATACCTCAGCGGCATTCGCGCCCAGGCCTGCCTGCTCAAGGTAATTGCCGACCGGCCGCAGCAGGTGCAGGACACCGCGCGCCTGCTCGACGACAACTGCGAGCGCCTGCAGCAGGGCTTTCGCAGCCTGATTCGCGACCTCTATCCGGTGGTGCTGGAGCGCCTGGAGCTTGGCCCGGCGCTGCAACAACTGGCTGCTGACTGGCAGCAGGCGCAAGGCATTCGCTGCCGCCTGCAACTGAGTGAGCACCTGCCGAGCCTACCGCTGGCGAGCAAGGCCCATCTCTATCGCCTGGTGCAGGAGGCGCTGACCAATGTCGCCCGCCATGCCGATGCCAGTGAGGTACGCATTCGCCTGCAACGCCGTGGCCAAGGGCTGCGGTTGCTGGTGCGCGACAACGGCCAGGGCACCGCACTGCCGCTGCGCCCCGGTATCGGCCTGCGCTCGATGCGCGAGCGCAGCCGCAGCCTGGGCGGCGAACTGCGCCTGCACAGCCGCCCACAAGCGGGCTGGGCGCTGTGCCTGAATATTCCCCTGGAGGCAACGTCATGA
- a CDS encoding sorbosone dehydrogenase family protein, which translates to MKTAIALTALPLALLLTACGEEPGSKQQFYGAQPDLPEPERGILPSMTIAEPTPWGDQRPTVPEGFSVSAIATDLKIPRQTLVLPNGDILVAEGRGGNAAKLKPKDVIAGVIKARGNTTVESGNRLTLLRDADGDGSYELQTVFADDLNAPYGLALHEGNLYVANQDELVRFDYEEGQTKASGSPSKVADLPSEINHHWTKALTISEDGRYLYVGIGSNSNITERGMEAEVDRALVWQVDAETGAYKPYATGLRNPTALAIQPSTGTLWAVVNERDELGEDLVPDYLTSVQEGGFYGWPYSYFGQHVDPRVKPQDEEKVASAIAPDYALGAHVAALGLDFSSEVMGEQYADGVFVGEHGSWNRKNPVGYKVIFVPFENGRPAGDPIDFVTGFRDEDGKTRGRPVGVTVDPRGALIVADDLANTVWRVVREDSE; encoded by the coding sequence ATGAAAACTGCCATCGCACTGACCGCCCTGCCCCTGGCCCTGCTGCTTACCGCCTGCGGCGAAGAGCCCGGCAGCAAACAGCAGTTCTACGGCGCCCAGCCGGACTTGCCCGAGCCCGAACGCGGCATCCTGCCAAGCATGACCATCGCCGAGCCGACGCCCTGGGGCGATCAGCGACCGACCGTGCCTGAAGGCTTCAGCGTCAGCGCCATCGCCACCGACCTGAAAATCCCCCGGCAAACCCTGGTGCTGCCGAACGGCGACATCCTCGTCGCCGAAGGCCGTGGCGGTAACGCAGCCAAGCTCAAGCCCAAGGACGTGATCGCCGGCGTGATCAAGGCACGCGGCAACACCACGGTGGAAAGCGGCAACCGCCTGACCCTGCTGCGCGACGCCGATGGCGACGGCAGCTACGAGCTGCAGACGGTGTTCGCCGACGATCTCAACGCGCCCTACGGCCTGGCCCTGCACGAGGGCAACCTCTACGTGGCCAACCAGGACGAGCTGGTGCGCTTCGACTACGAAGAGGGCCAGACCAAGGCCAGCGGCTCGCCAAGCAAGGTCGCCGACCTGCCGTCGGAGATCAATCACCACTGGACCAAGGCGCTGACCATCAGCGAAGACGGCCGCTACCTGTACGTCGGCATCGGCTCCAACAGCAACATCACCGAACGCGGCATGGAGGCCGAAGTCGACCGCGCCCTGGTCTGGCAGGTGGACGCCGAAACCGGCGCCTACAAGCCCTATGCCACCGGCCTGCGCAACCCCACCGCACTGGCCATCCAGCCGAGCACCGGCACCTTGTGGGCGGTGGTCAACGAGCGTGATGAACTGGGCGAAGACCTGGTGCCCGACTACCTCACCTCGGTGCAGGAAGGCGGCTTCTATGGCTGGCCCTACAGCTACTTCGGCCAGCACGTCGACCCACGGGTGAAGCCGCAGGATGAGGAAAAGGTGGCCAGCGCCATCGCCCCGGACTACGCCCTCGGCGCCCACGTTGCCGCGCTAGGCCTGGACTTCTCCAGTGAAGTGATGGGCGAGCAATACGCCGATGGCGTGTTCGTCGGCGAGCACGGCAGCTGGAACCGCAAGAACCCGGTGGGCTACAAGGTGATCTTCGTGCCCTTCGAAAACGGCCGCCCTGCAGGCGACCCCATCGACTTCGTCACCGGCTTTCGCGATGAAGACGGCAAAACCCGTGGCCGCCCGGTGGGCGTGACGGTCGATCCGCGCGGCGCGCTGATCGTGGCGGATGATCTGGCCAATACGGTTTGGCGGGTAGTGCGGGAAGATAGCGAGTGA
- a CDS encoding tetratricopeptide repeat protein, translating into MRHLACLLLGTLLSTPLSAGDDEQTRIAREMIQVLDAYAVYKMGDFDEAFERYRQLAEAGNRQGMLNLGNMYAAGLGTAANLELALAWYRRAADAGDAIGMYEVARAHDLGLGTEADPDQAAQWYRRAAEQDNAEAQWRLGERLYKQGQHSAGLSWIRAAARQGEHPQAQQFLASREGSRTTITPTEHERHAALAALATVDQAAQRQDAEALVTLIDDDAQILVRLPHERNWQHLSKAQLRTLWQQTFAQADEYSYQRNEPALINAGGTILAFSLIREKLKRGDRIQQLEIREDAQLRVRDGKASIHGLRLDIRQQGE; encoded by the coding sequence ATGCGTCATCTCGCCTGCCTGCTGCTGGGCACACTGCTGAGCACGCCGCTGAGTGCCGGCGACGACGAACAGACGCGTATCGCCCGCGAGATGATCCAGGTGCTGGACGCCTATGCGGTATACAAGATGGGCGACTTCGATGAGGCCTTCGAGCGCTATCGCCAGCTCGCCGAAGCCGGTAACCGCCAGGGCATGCTCAACCTCGGCAACATGTACGCCGCCGGCCTGGGCACCGCAGCCAACCTCGAGCTGGCGTTGGCCTGGTACCGGCGCGCCGCCGATGCGGGTGACGCCATCGGCATGTACGAGGTGGCCCGCGCCCATGACCTGGGGCTGGGCACCGAGGCCGACCCGGACCAGGCGGCGCAGTGGTATCGACGTGCTGCCGAGCAGGACAACGCCGAGGCGCAGTGGAGGCTGGGTGAACGCCTGTACAAGCAAGGCCAGCACAGTGCCGGGCTGAGCTGGATACGGGCCGCGGCCAGGCAGGGAGAACATCCGCAGGCCCAGCAGTTTCTCGCCAGCCGCGAAGGCAGCCGCACCACCATCACCCCGACCGAGCACGAACGCCACGCCGCACTGGCGGCCCTCGCGACGGTCGACCAGGCAGCCCAACGCCAGGATGCCGAGGCACTGGTGACGCTGATCGACGATGACGCGCAGATCCTGGTGCGCCTGCCGCACGAGCGTAACTGGCAGCATCTGAGCAAGGCGCAGCTGCGCACGCTCTGGCAGCAGACCTTTGCCCAGGCCGACGAGTACAGCTACCAGCGCAATGAGCCCGCACTGATAAACGCAGGCGGCACTATCCTGGCCTTCTCGCTGATCCGGGAGAAGCTGAAACGCGGTGACCGGATACAGCAGCTGGAAATTCGCGAAGACGCCCAGTTACGCGTCCGCGACGGCAAGGCCAGCATCCATGGCCTGCGCCTGGATATCCGCCAACAAGGCGAGTGA
- a CDS encoding ABC transporter substrate-binding protein, whose amino-acid sequence MHRISCRLLLCLAAAFGVAAGASANELQVRIGYLAHLPPRGPLLSNVIPEPLDAGRRGAELAIADSNSTGRFLKQSYSLEAAESEDAATLLATADDLHAQGIRLFVINAPAATLRQLSQRLPDSLLLNAGSSDDGLRRAQCLGNVLHTLPSRAMLTDALAQFLAVRKWTRWLLVTGNTEDDLAYANALKRAAKRFGHKIVAEKPWSFDNDQRRSAQAEMPLFTQASEYDVVLVADERGDFGEYLPYNTWYPRPVAGTQGLTATAWHKTVETFGAAQLQKRFEALAGRWMNDRDFAAWMAVRSLATAITKQRAAEPQGIRHLLLNEQLPLDGFKGRKLSFRPWNGELRQPIPLVHPRALVSTSPQEGFLHPSNEMDSLGYDRPEVSCDLAGTPL is encoded by the coding sequence ATGCACCGGATTAGTTGCCGCCTGTTGTTATGCCTCGCCGCCGCATTCGGCGTGGCGGCCGGCGCCAGCGCGAACGAGCTGCAGGTGCGCATCGGCTACCTGGCGCACCTGCCGCCGCGCGGGCCGCTGCTGTCCAACGTCATTCCCGAACCACTCGACGCCGGGCGTCGTGGCGCCGAGCTGGCCATCGCCGACAGCAACAGCACCGGGCGCTTTCTCAAACAGAGCTACAGCCTCGAGGCAGCCGAAAGCGAGGATGCGGCGACTCTACTGGCCACGGCCGATGACCTGCATGCGCAAGGCATTCGCCTTTTCGTGATCAACGCCCCCGCCGCGACCCTGCGCCAGCTCAGCCAGCGCCTGCCGGACAGCCTGCTGCTCAATGCCGGCAGCAGCGATGACGGCCTGCGTCGCGCGCAGTGCCTGGGCAACGTGCTGCACACCCTGCCCAGCCGCGCCATGCTGACTGATGCCCTGGCGCAGTTTCTCGCCGTGCGCAAATGGACGCGCTGGCTGCTGGTGACGGGCAACACCGAGGACGACCTCGCCTATGCCAATGCGCTCAAGCGCGCCGCCAAGCGTTTCGGCCACAAGATCGTCGCCGAGAAACCCTGGAGCTTCGACAACGACCAGCGCCGCAGCGCCCAGGCGGAAATGCCGCTGTTCACCCAGGCCAGCGAGTACGACGTGGTGCTGGTGGCCGACGAGCGCGGCGACTTCGGCGAATACCTGCCCTACAACACCTGGTACCCGCGCCCGGTGGCTGGCACCCAGGGCCTGACCGCGACCGCCTGGCACAAGACGGTGGAAACCTTCGGCGCCGCGCAGCTGCAGAAGCGCTTCGAGGCACTGGCCGGACGCTGGATGAACGACCGCGACTTCGCCGCCTGGATGGCCGTGCGCAGCTTGGCCACGGCCATCACCAAGCAGCGCGCCGCCGAGCCGCAGGGCATTCGCCACCTGCTGCTGAACGAACAACTGCCGCTGGACGGCTTCAAGGGGCGCAAACTGAGCTTTCGCCCGTGGAACGGCGAGCTGCGCCAGCCGATCCCGCTGGTCCATCCGCGCGCCCTGGTCAGCACCTCGCCGCAGGAGGGTTTCCTGCACCCCAGCAACGAGATGGACAGCCTCGGCTACGACCGGCCTGAGGTGAGCTGCGATCTGGCGGGAACACCTCTGTAG